In a genomic window of Quercus lobata isolate SW786 chromosome 4, ValleyOak3.0 Primary Assembly, whole genome shotgun sequence:
- the LOC115984657 gene encoding uncharacterized protein LOC115984657: MVVSEEWMSYKEDDVGKTQTVRDYVLNDLWWDKVAYILRFTEPIYEMLQVADTDAPILHKVYETWDSMIENVNKEIYRHEGKEDYEEYCTSQWIEEVRGRVAPYKDAEISMERNKCLKRIFPDLDDWQNAIMEFGLFSAFKTYDEDNMEDRWKFDLMLWWSTYGSSLPLLQTLALKLLEQPYSSSYAERNWSTYGFIHCMRRNRITPKRSEDLVFVHFNHRLLSRRRLEYTIGESKKWDIGGDNWDEPFGGPGLFEIAYLTLDEPEMKTSIVENNDYVDDDDVVVL, translated from the exons atGGTCGTTAGTGAGGAATGGATGTCATATAAAGAAGATGATGTAGGAAAAACTCAAACTGTGAGGGATTATGTTTTGAATGATTTGTGGTGGGACAAGGTTGCATATATTCTGAGATTCACAGAACCTATTTATGAGATGCTTCAAGTGGCTGACACGGATGCACCTATTCTCCATAAGGTGTATGAAACGTGGGATTCCATGATAGAAAATGTGAATAAAGAAATATACCGGCATGAAGGCAAGGAAGACTATGAGGA GTATTGTACTAGTCAATGGATTGAGGAAGTCAGAGGTCGTGTTGCGCCATATAAGGATGCTGAAATTTCAATGGAGAGAAACAAGTGCCTTAAAAGGATCTTTCCTGATCTTGATGATTGGCAGAATGCTATTATGGAGTTTGGTTTGTTTTCAGCATTTAAGACTTATGATGAGGATAACATGGAGGATAGGTGGAAATTCGATCTAATGCTTTGGTGGTCAACTTATGGGTCTAGTTTACCACTGCTTCAAACTTTAGCTCTAAAGCTTCTTGAACAGCCTTACTCATCATCATATGCTGAGAGGAATTGGAGTACATATGGCTTCATCCATTGTATGAGGAGGAATAGAATTACTCCTAAACGTTCTGAAGATTTAGTGTTTGTTCATTTTAATCATCGACTTCTTTCAAGGAGGAGGCTCGAGTACACTATAGGAGAATCTAAGAAGTGGGACATTGGTGGAGATAATTGGGATGAACCATTTGGAGGACCTGGGTTGTTTGAGATTGCTTATCTCACACTAGATGAGCCAGAGATGAAGACAAGTATTGTTGAGAATAATGACTATGTTGATGACGATGATGTTGTTGTTCTGTGA
- the LOC115987664 gene encoding protein SENSITIVITY TO RED LIGHT REDUCED 1-like, producing MAASAKTLTIDNHTFDGDWTVVLPRRGKQRRHSFRIRSPEQLQQQQQPWAPIDLETDAVRKLKLMQKIQICMKKMENSPFYHTILDQIQTPEIFCCFHRVLGSEMKMQMVIYGIGSIESYEPPRLQLSLAILLKRKFSWIGDIEVFDPVLSTTECQVLEALGCSVLSINEQGQRCAQKPTMFFMPHCESMLYDNLLRANWGVELLNHVVLFGNSFDVYEKNVSYSKNSAMVDSTRHILAIRQFTKEFRIQTVSDDYFGAFHTSSWHFFSPVLETELQYID from the coding sequence ATGGCAGCTTCTGCAAAAACCCTCACCATTGACAATCATACTTTCGATGGTGACTGGACGGTTGTTTTACCCCGTCGTGGCAAACAGAGAAGACATTCATTCAGAATTAGATCTCCAGaacaactacaacaacaacaacaaccatgGGCCCCAATCGATCTTGAAACTGACGCTGTCaggaaattaaaattaatgcaGAAGATACAGATCTGCATGAAGAAAATGGAGAACTCTCCGTTCTATCATACTATACTGGATCAAATCCAAACCCCAGAAATCTTTTGTTGCTTTCATAGGGTCTTAGGCTCCGAGATGAAAATGCAAATGGTGATTTATGGTATAGGTAGCATTGAATCATATGAACCCCCTCGATTGCAGCTTAGCCTTGCAATCTTGCTGAAAAGGAAGTTCAGTTGGATTGGAGATATCGAGGTTTTTGATCCTGTTCTTTCTACAACTGAATGTCAGGTACTGGAAGCCCTAGGTTGCTCTGTTCTATCAATAAATGAGCAAGGGCAGCGATGTGCTCAAAAGCCAACAATGTTCTTTATGCCACACTGTGAGTCAATGTTGTATGACAATCTATTACGGGCAAATTGGGGAGTGGAACTGTTGAATCATGTAGTCTTGTTTGGGAATAGCTTTGACGTATATGAGAAGAATGTCTCATACTCTAAGAACTCAGCTATGGTTGATTCGACAAGGCATATCTTGGCTATTCGACAATTTACAAAGGAGTTCAGAATCCAGACAGTTTCAGATGATTATTTTGGTGCTTTCCATACTTCAAGTTGGCATTTTTTCAGCCCTGTTCTTGAGACAGAGCTACAGTACAttgattaa